A genomic window from Panthera tigris isolate Pti1 chromosome B4, P.tigris_Pti1_mat1.1, whole genome shotgun sequence includes:
- the ATP6V1E1 gene encoding V-type proton ATPase subunit E 1, which produces MALSDADVQKQIKHMMAFIEQEANEKAEEIDAKAEEEFNIEKGRLVQTQRLKIMEYYEKKEKQIEQQKKIQMSNLMNQARLKVLRARDDLITDLLNEAKQRLSKVVKDTTRYQVLLDGLVLQGLYQLLEPRMIVRCRKQDFPLVKAAVQKAIPMYKIATKKDVDVQIDQEAYLPEEIAGGVEIYNGDRKIKVSNTLESRLDLIAQQMMPEVRGALFGANANRKFLD; this is translated from the exons ATGGCTCTCAGCGATGCTGACGTGCAAAAGCAG attaAGCATATGATGGCTTTTATTGAACAGGAAGCCaatgagaaagcagaagaaatagaTGCAAAG GCAGAGGAAGAGTTCAACATTGAGAAAGGTCGTCTTGTGCAAACCCAAAGACTGAAGATTATGGAATActatgagaagaaagaaaagcagattgagcagcagaagaaaat TCAGATGTCTAATTTGATGAATCAAGCAAGGCTCAAAGTCCTCAGAGCGAGAGATGACCTTATTACA GACCTactaaatgaagcaaaacaaagactCAGCAAAGTGGTAAAAGATACAACCAGGTACCAGGTGCTGCTGGATGGTCTGGTGCTCCAG GGTTTGTACCAATTGTTGGAGCCGCGAATGATTGTTCGTTGCAGGAAACAGGATTTCCCTCTGGTAAAG gctGCAGTGCAAAAAGCGATTCCTATGTACAAAATTGCCACCAAAAAAGATGTTGATGTCCAAATTGATCAGGAGGCTTATCTGCCTGAGGAAAT AGCTGGTGGAGTTGAGATCTATAATGGAGATCGTAAAATAAAAGTTTCCAATACCCTAGAAAGCCGGCTGGATCTCATAGCCCAGCAG